One Pseudonocardia sediminis DNA window includes the following coding sequences:
- a CDS encoding MarR family winged helix-turn-helix transcriptional regulator: protein MTNAAAGDDPTLESALRPLKELLDGLDGEISRLYEREGVTGVRPRFTIALIRLRHRGPMTVKALAAEIDVTHSAMSQTVTAMRGEGLVATTPGPDARTRQVELTAEGLALVPFLEAEWRATEQAFAELQAELPSSLQTWIDAMTVALARRRFLDRITEKLDQPGT, encoded by the coding sequence GTGACGAACGCGGCGGCCGGCGACGACCCGACCCTCGAGAGCGCACTGCGTCCGCTCAAGGAGCTCCTCGACGGGCTCGACGGCGAGATCTCCCGCCTCTACGAACGGGAGGGCGTCACCGGTGTGCGGCCGCGGTTCACGATCGCGCTGATCCGCCTGCGTCACCGCGGGCCGATGACGGTGAAGGCGCTCGCCGCCGAGATCGACGTGACGCACTCGGCGATGAGCCAGACCGTCACGGCGATGCGGGGCGAGGGCCTCGTCGCGACCACGCCCGGCCCCGACGCGCGGACCCGGCAGGTGGAGCTGACCGCCGAGGGCCTCGCCCTGGTCCCGTTCCTGGAGGCGGAGTGGCGGGCGACCGAGCAGGCCTTCGCCGAGCTTCAGGCCGAGCTGCCCTCGTCGCTGCAGACCTGGATCGACGCCATGACGGTCGCCCTGGCGCGCCGAAGGTTCCTGGACCGCATCACCGAGAAGCTCGACCAGCCCGGGACGTGA
- the tsaD gene encoding tRNA (adenosine(37)-N6)-threonylcarbamoyltransferase complex transferase subunit TsaD, producing MSLVLGIETSCDETGAGLVADGVLLGDGLASSADEHARFGGVVPEVAARAHVSAVVPMVRMAVERAGVSLSDVDAVAVTAGPGLSPALHVGVAAAKAYATALGVPLHGVHHLAGHAAVDVLEHGPLPERCVALIVSGGHTSLLSMGDLARDPVVHLGDTVDDAAGEAFDKVARLLGLPYPGGPAISKAALEGDPHAVAFPRPMTGPRDAPFGFSFSGLKTAVARHVEATHDAGRALAVPDVAASFQQAVVDVLVRKAVRACREQESDTLLMVGGVAANRALREGMETACAGAGITLRVPVPRLCTDNGAMIAALGDLLVRADVPPAGLASTAVPSVELTGALVPVPQPV from the coding sequence GTGTCGCTGGTGCTGGGGATCGAGACGTCCTGCGACGAGACCGGGGCCGGTCTCGTCGCCGACGGGGTGCTGCTCGGGGACGGGCTGGCCTCCAGCGCGGACGAGCACGCCCGCTTCGGCGGGGTCGTGCCGGAGGTGGCGGCGCGGGCGCACGTGAGCGCCGTCGTGCCGATGGTGCGGATGGCCGTCGAGCGGGCGGGGGTGTCGCTGTCCGACGTCGACGCCGTCGCGGTGACGGCCGGGCCCGGTCTGTCGCCGGCGCTGCACGTCGGGGTGGCCGCGGCGAAGGCGTACGCGACGGCGCTGGGGGTGCCGCTGCACGGGGTGCACCACCTGGCCGGGCACGCCGCCGTCGACGTCCTGGAGCACGGGCCGCTCCCCGAGCGCTGCGTGGCGTTGATCGTCTCCGGCGGGCACACGTCGCTGCTGTCGATGGGCGACCTGGCCCGCGACCCGGTCGTCCACCTCGGCGACACCGTCGACGACGCCGCGGGGGAGGCCTTCGACAAGGTCGCCCGCCTGCTCGGCCTGCCCTATCCCGGTGGCCCCGCGATCTCGAAGGCCGCGCTGGAGGGCGACCCGCACGCGGTCGCGTTCCCGCGCCCGATGACCGGCCCACGCGACGCGCCCTTCGGGTTCTCCTTCTCCGGCCTCAAGACGGCCGTCGCCCGGCACGTGGAGGCCACCCACGACGCCGGTCGCGCGCTCGCCGTGCCGGACGTCGCCGCGTCGTTCCAGCAGGCGGTGGTCGACGTGCTGGTGCGCAAGGCCGTCCGCGCATGCCGGGAGCAGGAGTCGGACACGCTGCTGATGGTCGGCGGGGTCGCGGCGAACCGCGCCCTGCGCGAGGGGATGGAGACGGCCTGCGCCGGCGCCGGCATCACCCTGCGCGTCCCCGTCCCGCGCCTGTGTACCGACAACGGTGCGATGATCGCCGCGCTCGGCGACCTGCTGGTGCGCGCCGACGTGCCGCCCGCGGGACTGGCGAGCACCGCCGTCCCGTCGGTGGAGCTCACGGGCGCGCTGGTGCCGGTCCCGCAGCCGGTGTGA
- the mshB gene encoding N-acetyl-1-D-myo-inositol-2-amino-2-deoxy-alpha-D-glucopyranoside deacetylase, which translates to MPADRRLLLVHAHPDDETLTTGGTIARYAADPGTDVTVVTATLGEEGEVIPPELAGLAPDHADQLGGYRIGELAGALEALGSPEHLFLGGTGRWRDSGMVLAGHGTRAALPPELHPRAFAAPGPFGTQLAQLLEVVDRVRPQVIVGYADDGGYGHPDHVRVHEICAAAAAARPDVVAKLYYAVQSRSELDAGIAGLAGRSGLPFTEPEPDELPSVADAEVTTRIDVTPVRAARIAAMRAHATQISVWNDPEEPGFVAYAMSNEVAQPLLGVEEFVLAGAGPGFVTDRGGRAETDLFEGIDP; encoded by the coding sequence GTGCCCGCCGACCGACGACTGCTCCTCGTCCACGCCCACCCGGACGACGAGACGCTGACCACCGGCGGCACCATCGCGCGCTACGCGGCCGACCCGGGGACCGACGTCACCGTCGTGACCGCCACCCTCGGCGAGGAGGGCGAGGTCATCCCGCCCGAGCTGGCCGGGCTCGCCCCCGACCACGCCGACCAGCTCGGCGGCTACCGGATCGGTGAGCTGGCGGGCGCGCTGGAGGCCCTCGGATCGCCGGAGCACCTCTTCCTGGGCGGCACCGGGCGGTGGCGCGACAGCGGCATGGTGCTGGCCGGGCACGGCACCCGCGCCGCGCTCCCGCCGGAGCTGCACCCGCGCGCGTTCGCCGCCCCGGGGCCGTTCGGGACCCAGCTCGCGCAGCTGCTGGAGGTCGTCGACCGGGTGCGCCCGCAGGTCATCGTCGGGTACGCCGACGACGGCGGGTACGGCCACCCGGACCACGTGCGCGTGCACGAGATCTGCGCCGCCGCGGCCGCCGCCCGCCCGGACGTCGTCGCGAAGCTGTACTACGCCGTGCAGTCCCGGTCCGAGCTCGACGCCGGGATCGCCGGTCTCGCCGGCCGGTCCGGGCTGCCGTTCACCGAGCCCGAGCCGGACGAGCTGCCCAGCGTCGCGGACGCCGAGGTGACGACCCGGATCGACGTGACGCCGGTGCGCGCCGCGCGGATCGCCGCGATGCGGGCCCACGCCACCCAGATCTCGGTCTGGAACGACCCGGAGGAGCCGGGGTTCGTGGCCTACGCGATGAGCAACGAGGTGGCCCAGCCGCTGCTCGGGGTCGAGGAGTTCGTGCTCGCCGGGGCGGGACCGGGGTTCGTGACCGACCGCGGCGGCCGGGCCGAGACCGACCTGTTCGAAGGGATCGACCCGTGA
- a CDS encoding GNAT family N-acetyltransferase, with product MESTQRFDDRLAALVGQRVSLRRRIFADGGPGPRFTDAVGDLTEAGDGTFVVHARSGPVTVDPDDVVAVRAVPPAPPRRPSWAAVGRLEQLCADAWPPVARRDLGGWRLRAADGFTHRANSALAAADPGMPVTDALAAVRAFAAEHAIPPVVATPEGSPWSNRVREAGWALEAGWAQGSEVAALVADLGALAGAAGPSDGALDVAFDAVPDVAWWDLFGEGPDDPGAAARERVLVPGPDGPESGFGLARRDGDVLGAVRATVVDDHLYLSRLHTDPSARRTGVAARLTADAAAWGRARGARFAVLQVALDNEPARALYARLGCTEHHRYHYLVPGPDATA from the coding sequence TTGGAATCCACCCAGCGGTTCGACGACCGGCTCGCAGCCCTGGTGGGGCAGCGTGTCTCGCTGCGCAGGCGGATCTTTGCCGACGGCGGGCCGGGGCCCCGGTTCACCGACGCGGTCGGGGACCTCACCGAGGCCGGCGACGGCACGTTCGTCGTGCACGCCCGGTCCGGCCCGGTGACGGTGGATCCCGACGACGTGGTGGCGGTCCGTGCCGTCCCACCGGCGCCGCCGCGACGGCCTTCCTGGGCCGCGGTGGGCCGTCTGGAGCAGCTCTGCGCCGACGCCTGGCCGCCGGTGGCGCGACGCGACCTGGGCGGCTGGCGCCTGCGCGCGGCGGACGGGTTCACCCACCGCGCGAACTCCGCGCTGGCCGCCGCCGACCCCGGGATGCCGGTGACCGACGCCCTGGCCGCGGTGCGCGCGTTCGCCGCCGAGCACGCGATCCCGCCGGTCGTCGCGACACCGGAGGGCTCGCCGTGGTCGAACCGGGTGCGGGAGGCCGGGTGGGCGCTCGAGGCCGGCTGGGCGCAGGGCTCCGAGGTGGCGGCGCTGGTCGCGGACCTCGGCGCACTCGCCGGCGCCGCCGGACCCTCGGACGGCGCCCTCGACGTCGCGTTCGACGCCGTCCCGGACGTGGCGTGGTGGGACCTGTTCGGCGAGGGCCCCGACGACCCCGGTGCCGCGGCGCGGGAGCGGGTGCTCGTCCCCGGGCCGGACGGTCCGGAGTCGGGGTTCGGGCTCGCCCGCCGTGACGGCGACGTGCTCGGCGCCGTACGGGCGACCGTCGTCGACGACCATCTGTACCTGTCCCGGCTGCACACCGACCCGTCGGCGCGACGGACCGGCGTCGCGGCCCGGCTGACCGCGGACGCCGCGGCGTGGGGCCGGGCGCGGGGTGCGCGGTTCGCCGTGCTGCAGGTCGCCCTGGACAACGAGCCGGCGCGGGCGCTCTACGCACGGCTGGGCTGCACCGAGCACCACCGTTACCACTACCTGGTCCCCGGCCCGGACGCGACGGCGTGA
- the fdxA gene encoding ferredoxin has protein sequence MTYVIAEPCVDLLDKACIEECPVDCIYEGGRMLYIHPDECVDCGACEPVCPVEAIYYEDDVPEQWAAYTKANVDFFDELGSPGGASKVGKTDKDVEPAASLPPQSHDE, from the coding sequence GTGACCTACGTGATCGCCGAGCCCTGCGTCGACCTGCTCGACAAGGCGTGCATCGAGGAATGCCCGGTGGACTGCATCTACGAGGGTGGCCGGATGCTCTACATCCACCCCGACGAGTGCGTGGACTGCGGCGCCTGCGAGCCGGTCTGCCCGGTCGAGGCCATTTACTACGAGGACGACGTCCCCGAGCAGTGGGCCGCCTACACCAAGGCCAACGTCGACTTCTTCGACGAGCTCGGCTCGCCCGGCGGCGCCTCCAAGGTCGGCAAGACCGACAAGGACGTGGAGCCGGCCGCCAGCCTGCCCCCGCAGTCGCACGACGAGTGA
- the dapC gene encoding succinyldiaminopimelate transaminase, with protein sequence MTRRALPDFPWDSLGAARERATAHPDGLVDLSVGTPVDPVPDVVRDALCGPASTEPGYPTTHGPADLREAVTASLERRFGVSGVDPVAVLPTIGSKEMVAWLPTLLDLQPGDGVVIPELAYPTYEVGARLAGLDSVRSDGLTAAGPGRVRLVWLNSPSNPTGRVLPVEHLRKVVTWARERGAVVASDECYLGLPGAADPAPLSVLHPDVCGGDHTGLLAVHSLSKVSNLAGYRAGFVTGDPALVAGLLEVRKHAGMIVPRPVQAALAAAVSDDAHVAVQAARYEARRTRLRAGLEAFGLKIEHSAAGLYLWATEGENCRTTVARLAERGILVAPGEFYGPAGSSHVRVALTASDERIDTAADRLGAS encoded by the coding sequence GTGACACGCAGAGCACTCCCGGACTTCCCCTGGGACTCCCTCGGCGCCGCACGCGAGCGGGCCACCGCCCACCCGGACGGGTTGGTGGACCTCTCCGTCGGCACCCCGGTCGACCCGGTCCCCGACGTCGTGCGCGACGCCCTGTGCGGGCCCGCGTCGACCGAGCCCGGGTACCCGACGACGCACGGACCGGCCGATCTGCGCGAGGCCGTCACGGCGTCGCTGGAGCGCCGGTTCGGCGTGTCCGGGGTCGACCCGGTCGCGGTGCTGCCGACGATCGGGTCCAAGGAGATGGTGGCGTGGCTGCCGACGCTGCTGGACCTGCAGCCCGGCGACGGCGTCGTCATCCCGGAGCTCGCGTACCCGACCTACGAGGTGGGCGCCCGCCTGGCCGGTCTCGACTCCGTGCGGTCCGACGGGCTGACCGCGGCCGGGCCCGGACGCGTGCGGCTCGTGTGGCTGAACTCGCCGTCGAACCCGACCGGGCGCGTGCTGCCGGTCGAGCACCTGCGCAAGGTCGTGACGTGGGCCCGCGAGCGCGGGGCGGTCGTCGCCTCCGACGAGTGCTACCTCGGCCTGCCCGGAGCCGCAGACCCGGCACCGCTCTCGGTGCTGCACCCCGACGTCTGCGGCGGCGACCACACCGGCCTGCTCGCGGTGCACTCGCTGTCGAAGGTCTCGAACCTGGCCGGGTACCGCGCCGGGTTCGTCACCGGTGACCCCGCGCTGGTCGCGGGGCTGCTGGAGGTCCGCAAGCACGCCGGCATGATCGTCCCGCGGCCGGTGCAGGCCGCGCTGGCGGCCGCCGTCTCCGACGACGCGCACGTCGCCGTGCAGGCCGCCCGCTACGAGGCGCGCCGCACCCGTCTGCGCGCCGGGCTGGAGGCGTTCGGCCTCAAGATCGAGCACTCGGCCGCGGGTCTCTACCTCTGGGCCACCGAGGGCGAGAACTGCCGCACCACCGTCGCGCGCCTGGCCGAGCGCGGGATCCTCGTCGCGCCCGGTGAGTTCTACGGCCCCGCCGGCTCGTCGCACGTCCGGGTCGCGCTGACCGCCTCCGACGAGCGGATCGATACGGCCGCGGACCGCCTCGGCGCGTCATGA
- a CDS encoding MFS transporter translates to MTARDSAAAGPGATGSATGRGVPPRVPPWLVLLGVLALAANLRAALAGYPPLLQTARDELGVSAGAAGLVQAGAVLTMSLASFTASPLAARLGRERLLGGAVGLIALGSLLRGIAALPSLVGGSVLVGFGIGTAGVLITGVVKEHLPERAGTVSGAYVVSMMIGATVSSAVAVPLAVGLGGWSFSLAVWAVPAVLALGVWVPVAARIGRAGPPPGAAPAPATTAVEARSRPWHDPFARRIACYLAGSSGIFYGWLTWLAPLYESYGWSPQRAGLLLSVWSIAQIPAALVMPAVAERRRRWRFWASVTVASGVTGTLGTLLLPGATTVAPWIWAALIGIGVGAGFSLGLAVIAWRTPDAARSAAVSGFALGIGYLAAGLGPLAMGLLIDLTGGFPAAIVLVLASATLQAGAIWRIGDRPRSEDAGRPVDEVC, encoded by the coding sequence ATGACCGCGCGGGACTCCGCCGCCGCCGGTCCCGGGGCGACGGGTTCCGCGACCGGTCGAGGGGTGCCGCCCCGCGTCCCGCCGTGGCTGGTGCTCCTCGGCGTCCTGGCCCTGGCCGCGAATCTGCGCGCCGCACTGGCCGGGTACCCGCCGCTGCTGCAGACCGCCCGCGACGAGCTCGGTGTGTCCGCGGGCGCCGCCGGCCTGGTGCAGGCGGGTGCGGTGCTGACGATGTCGCTGGCGTCGTTCACCGCGTCCCCGCTGGCCGCCCGGCTCGGACGGGAACGCCTGCTCGGCGGCGCCGTCGGCCTGATCGCGCTGGGCAGCCTCCTGCGCGGGATCGCGGCGCTGCCGTCGCTGGTCGGCGGCAGCGTGCTGGTCGGGTTCGGTATCGGCACCGCCGGGGTGCTGATCACCGGCGTGGTCAAGGAGCACCTGCCCGAGCGCGCCGGGACCGTCAGCGGGGCCTACGTCGTCTCCATGATGATCGGCGCGACGGTGTCGTCGGCGGTCGCGGTGCCGCTGGCCGTCGGGCTGGGCGGGTGGTCGTTCTCGCTGGCGGTGTGGGCCGTCCCGGCGGTGCTGGCGCTCGGGGTCTGGGTTCCGGTCGCGGCACGGATCGGTCGTGCCGGGCCGCCTCCGGGAGCTGCCCCCGCCCCCGCCACTACGGCGGTCGAGGCGCGCTCACGGCCCTGGCACGACCCGTTCGCGCGCCGGATCGCCTGCTACCTCGCCGGGTCGTCGGGGATCTTCTACGGCTGGCTGACCTGGCTGGCCCCGCTCTACGAGTCCTATGGCTGGAGCCCGCAGCGCGCCGGGCTGCTGCTGTCGGTGTGGAGCATCGCCCAGATCCCGGCCGCGCTGGTGATGCCGGCGGTCGCCGAGCGGCGTCGGCGCTGGCGGTTCTGGGCGTCGGTCACGGTGGCCAGCGGGGTGACCGGCACGCTCGGGACGCTGCTGCTGCCGGGCGCGACGACGGTCGCGCCGTGGATCTGGGCGGCACTGATCGGGATCGGCGTCGGGGCCGGGTTCTCCCTGGGCCTGGCCGTGATCGCCTGGCGCACCCCGGACGCGGCCCGCAGCGCGGCCGTCTCCGGGTTCGCGCTCGGGATCGGTTACCTCGCGGCCGGGCTGGGCCCGCTGGCGATGGGCCTGCTGATCGACCTCACCGGGGGCTTCCCGGCCGCGATCGTGCTGGTCCTGGCGTCGGCGACGCTGCAGGCCGGGGCGATCTGGAGGATCGGTGACCGCCCGCGTTCCGAGGACGCGGGCCGTCCCGTCGACGAGGTCTGTTAG
- a CDS encoding CHAD domain-containing protein codes for MTTSSPVTSDAPGDTPTSDDAPDAQHGSQNGLLRLEELPDPITADPGAPAVHHVRVLLDKRLRSLLLHDPGTRAGVDIEDLHQMRVSVRRMRAALKAARTLLDAQWADALRAELGWLGRALGPVRDLDVMIARLRGEITELPAAERAAGDRLVAHLEEERGTARIAMIAALDDERYATLLRRLEAVVRDPLPEPEEGLARPELIDLVRAEARKLDKAVRRAGEDPPDMTLHDLRIRTKRLRYTGELVEPAMRDEKGRRTKSANRIRKTLAASAELQEVLGDHQDACVAEHRIRRLLDDLGDAPDAHVVFVGGRLVERERARAEELRRQWWAAWQTLNERAGSL; via the coding sequence GTGACCACCTCCTCGCCCGTGACCAGCGACGCGCCGGGTGACACGCCCACGAGCGACGACGCGCCCGACGCCCAGCACGGCTCGCAGAACGGGCTCCTCCGCCTGGAGGAGCTCCCGGACCCGATCACGGCCGACCCCGGCGCCCCGGCGGTGCACCACGTCCGGGTCCTGCTGGACAAGCGCCTGCGGTCGCTGCTGCTGCACGACCCGGGCACCCGCGCCGGCGTCGACATCGAGGACCTGCACCAGATGCGGGTCTCGGTGCGCCGGATGCGGGCCGCACTCAAGGCCGCCCGCACGCTGCTCGACGCGCAGTGGGCGGACGCGCTGCGCGCTGAGCTGGGCTGGCTCGGGCGAGCACTCGGGCCGGTGCGCGACCTCGACGTGATGATCGCCCGGCTCCGCGGCGAGATCACCGAGCTGCCCGCCGCCGAGCGCGCGGCCGGGGACCGGCTGGTGGCCCACCTGGAGGAAGAGCGCGGGACGGCCCGGATCGCGATGATCGCGGCCCTGGACGACGAGCGGTACGCGACGCTGCTGCGCCGGCTCGAGGCCGTCGTGCGCGACCCGTTGCCGGAGCCGGAGGAGGGGCTCGCCCGCCCGGAGCTGATCGACCTGGTGCGGGCCGAGGCACGCAAGCTGGACAAGGCCGTCCGCCGCGCCGGCGAGGACCCGCCGGACATGACGCTGCACGACCTGCGGATCCGCACGAAGCGGCTGCGCTACACCGGTGAGCTGGTGGAGCCCGCGATGCGCGACGAGAAGGGCCGTCGCACGAAGTCGGCGAACCGCATCCGCAAGACCCTCGCCGCGTCGGCGGAGCTGCAGGAGGTGCTCGGCGACCACCAGGACGCGTGCGTGGCCGAGCACCGGATCCGGCGCCTGCTCGACGACCTCGGCGACGCCCCGGACGCGCACGTCGTGTTCGTCGGCGGTCGGCTGGTCGAGCGTGAGCGCGCCCGGGCCGAGGAGCTGCGGCGTCAGTGGTGGGCGGCCTGGCAGACGCTCAACGAGCGGGCCGGCTCCCTCTAA
- the dapD gene encoding 2,3,4,5-tetrahydropyridine-2,6-dicarboxylate N-succinyltransferase encodes MSTEYRREGASGTGLATVTSEGTVLDVWYPAPQLAGAESSAGDPTADLEALTGTDDDRGVSTRVVRTEITSLSEPPADAADAYLRLHLLSHRLIAPHQANLDGQFGLLANVVWTNHGPCAVPGFELVRARLRRRGQVTVTHVDKFPRMVDYVLPTGIRIGDADRVRLGAHLAEGTTVMHEGFVNFNAGTLGASMVEGRISAGVVVGDGSDLGGSASVMGTLSGGGKEVISIGKRCLLGANAGIGISLGDDCVVEAGLYVTAGTKVTLPDGSTAKAGTFSGRDGLLLRRNSVTGTVEVLPRTGDGIALNSALHAN; translated from the coding sequence GTGAGCACCGAGTACCGCCGCGAGGGCGCTTCCGGCACCGGCCTGGCCACCGTCACGTCCGAGGGCACCGTCCTCGACGTCTGGTACCCGGCCCCGCAGCTGGCCGGAGCGGAGAGCTCCGCCGGTGACCCGACCGCCGATCTCGAGGCGCTGACCGGCACCGACGACGACCGGGGCGTGAGCACCCGGGTGGTCCGCACCGAGATCACGTCGCTGTCCGAGCCGCCCGCCGACGCCGCCGACGCGTACCTGCGCCTGCACCTGCTCAGCCACCGGCTGATCGCCCCGCACCAGGCGAACCTCGACGGCCAGTTCGGGCTGCTCGCCAACGTCGTCTGGACCAACCACGGTCCGTGCGCGGTGCCCGGTTTCGAGCTGGTCCGGGCGCGGCTGCGCCGTCGCGGGCAGGTCACCGTCACGCACGTGGACAAGTTCCCGCGGATGGTCGACTACGTGCTCCCGACCGGCATCCGGATCGGCGACGCCGACCGGGTCCGCCTGGGCGCGCACCTGGCCGAGGGCACCACCGTGATGCACGAGGGCTTCGTCAATTTCAACGCCGGAACGCTCGGCGCCTCGATGGTGGAGGGGCGGATCTCGGCCGGCGTCGTCGTCGGGGACGGGTCCGACCTGGGCGGCAGCGCCTCGGTCATGGGCACGCTCTCCGGTGGCGGCAAGGAGGTCATCTCGATCGGGAAGCGCTGCCTGCTCGGCGCCAACGCCGGCATCGGCATCTCGCTCGGTGACGACTGCGTCGTCGAGGCCGGGCTCTACGTCACCGCCGGCACGAAGGTGACGCTGCCGGACGGCTCGACCGCCAAGGCCGGGACGTTCTCCGGCCGGGACGGGCTGCTGCTGCGCCGCAACTCCGTCACCGGCACCGTCGAGGTGCTCCCCCGCACCGGCGACGGCATCGCCCTCAACTCCGCCCTGCACGCGAACTAG
- a CDS encoding helix-turn-helix domain-containing protein, translated as MTDEVDPAPDPRRPGGDGIAYPDPAGLCRAVRRRADASQREMAERTGLSRSTIARIESGKLIPSLSVLNRILVETDLLLVAVDRNGRVVAPMEDPPDDDLRDGAGKRYPSHLDTIVDPEPGEWWASIYGMAHPPETYHRDRERRDVQRARSQWEVRVARLRAAPPPPTVEAWLRRRARQRELREARRRAGWPDQDS; from the coding sequence ATGACCGACGAGGTGGACCCGGCGCCGGATCCGCGGCGTCCGGGCGGGGACGGGATCGCGTACCCGGATCCGGCGGGCCTGTGCCGCGCCGTGCGCCGACGGGCCGATGCGAGCCAGCGGGAGATGGCCGAACGCACAGGGTTGTCGCGGTCGACCATCGCCCGGATCGAGTCCGGGAAGCTGATCCCGAGCCTGTCCGTGCTGAACAGGATCCTGGTCGAGACGGACCTGCTGCTGGTCGCCGTGGACCGGAACGGCCGGGTGGTCGCCCCGATGGAGGATCCGCCGGACGACGACCTGCGCGACGGCGCCGGCAAGCGGTACCCCTCGCACCTGGACACGATCGTGGACCCGGAGCCCGGCGAGTGGTGGGCCTCGATCTACGGCATGGCCCACCCACCCGAGACCTACCACCGTGACCGGGAGAGGCGGGACGTCCAACGTGCGCGCAGCCAGTGGGAGGTCCGGGTGGCGCGGTTGCGGGCCGCTCCGCCCCCGCCGACGGTCGAGGCCTGGCTGCGACGGCGGGCGCGGCAGCGAGAGCTCCGGGAGGCGCGCCGGCGGGCGGGGTGGCCGGATCAGGACTCGTGA
- the dapE gene encoding succinyl-diaminopimelate desuccinylase, with protein sequence MPELDLTSDPVALTAALVDVASVSGEERVLADALERALRTQAPHLEVLRSGDAVLARTNLGRSQRVLLAGHLDTVPIADNVPSRRADGVIHGCGTSDMKAGDAVFAHLAATLTAPRVDLTCVFYDCEEVEAVRNGLGRIEREHPDWLVADLAVLGEPTDGALEAGCQGTLRVEIRTSGRRAHSARSWLGDNAIHHAGDVLARLQAYTPRDVDIDGCVYREGLQAVRIAGGVAGNVVPDECVVTVNFRFAPDRSTDAALAHVREVFDGFELTVTDLSAAALPGLSAPAAADFVRASGAVPRAKYGWTDVSRFAALGIPAVNYGPGDPNLAHTREEHVAEAAVTRCADVLRRYLSADGPDERASLR encoded by the coding sequence CTGCCCGAACTGGACCTGACCTCCGACCCGGTGGCGCTGACCGCGGCGCTGGTGGACGTCGCGAGCGTGTCGGGGGAGGAGCGGGTGCTGGCCGACGCCCTGGAGCGGGCGTTGCGGACGCAGGCGCCGCACCTGGAGGTGCTGCGCTCGGGTGACGCGGTGCTGGCGCGGACGAACCTGGGCCGGTCGCAGCGGGTTCTGCTGGCCGGGCACCTGGACACCGTGCCGATCGCGGACAACGTGCCGAGCCGGCGGGCCGACGGCGTCATCCACGGGTGCGGGACCTCGGACATGAAGGCCGGCGACGCCGTGTTCGCGCACCTGGCCGCCACGCTGACGGCCCCGCGCGTCGACCTGACCTGCGTGTTCTACGACTGTGAGGAGGTCGAGGCCGTGCGCAACGGGCTCGGCCGGATCGAGCGGGAGCACCCGGACTGGCTGGTCGCCGACCTGGCCGTGCTCGGGGAGCCGACCGACGGTGCGCTGGAGGCGGGCTGCCAGGGGACGCTGCGGGTGGAGATCCGGACGTCCGGGCGGCGGGCGCACTCGGCGCGGTCCTGGCTCGGGGACAACGCGATCCACCACGCCGGCGACGTGCTGGCGCGACTGCAGGCCTACACCCCGCGCGACGTCGACATCGACGGCTGCGTCTACCGGGAGGGGCTGCAGGCGGTGCGGATCGCCGGCGGCGTGGCGGGCAACGTCGTGCCGGACGAGTGCGTCGTCACGGTGAACTTCCGGTTCGCGCCGGACCGCAGCACCGATGCGGCGCTGGCGCACGTCCGTGAGGTGTTCGACGGGTTCGAGCTGACCGTCACCGACCTCTCCGCCGCCGCCCTGCCCGGGCTCTCCGCGCCGGCCGCGGCGGACTTCGTGCGGGCCAGCGGGGCGGTGCCGCGGGCGAAGTACGGCTGGACCGACGTGTCCCGGTTCGCGGCGCTGGGCATCCCGGCCGTCAACTACGGTCCCGGCGACCCGAACCTCGCCCACACCCGGGAGGAGCACGTCGCCGAGGCCGCCGTCACCCGTTGTGCGGACGTTCTGCGCCGCTACCTGAGCGCGGACGGGCCGGACGAGCGGGCCTCACTACGCTGA